AATTTATTTCCCTTCGATGAATCTTGTGCTGGCCTAGAGATGTTGTAATATCGTTATATGGCTGCCCATGATCCGGCTTTCTATATTTTGTGGGTATGGCATTCTTTTTTTGTACTAAACACAAAAGCAATCTGTGTTAAGTAGACGGTGTTGTGTTCAGTCACCAAGCTATAATGGAATTACATGATTCACGTGAGCATTTCTTTATCAGCATAGAGGCCGTCTCGTGTGGCCCTGGccctttttgttgttgttgcaaagATCGGgaactcttttttttttgcgggtgaaagaTCGGGAACTTTATTGATCAGTTAACAGTGTTACAATTCTGCAACCACAAGTCGGTTGAATGCTCCCTCCTTGAATGTATAGCTAAGAAATCTGCAACCTATTTTTTGAGTATGACTAATCTTTACCAGCTTCAGCTCCGTTCTTCCCTAATAAGCTCCTTCACACCTTCCATGATATATAGCTGTAGGCGCTACCAACATATTGCGTTGTTTGTCCCGTGTGGCCTTGGCCTTGTGCTGCGCTGATTCATGAGCAGCTCCTTGAGGGCCAAAGAAAATAAAAGGCATTGTCGATATCATATTGGGAATTTGCTCTTCTAAAAGCATGCACTATGCGGTCAAAATCACTGTTTTAACCCTTTTTGGAAAGTTCAGCATGAGATGACCTCTATTGGAAACTTTAACACGATCTAACTCCTTTTAGCAACACCAACGAGTTGGCATTGCCGTCACAATACGTAACACCATGGTTCATGGCGTTGCTACCTTCTACCACACCGTAACACCATGGGTCGTAGCATTGCTACCTTGGCCGACACCAACAACTAGTTGTGCAGTGCCGAGCAACGCCAGGGACCGTGGCGTTGCACATGAAAACAACACCAAAGACATTAGCATAATAGCATTGGACAATGAAGCAGCAACACATTGGACTTTGGAGTTGTATAGAAGGGATTAGTTTTCAACATGGGTCATTTTGACAGTTATTTTGGCCGTGGCGGGAAAATACCCAACTGGTTTACACTTTTTAAGTTGGCGCCAGCTATGTCGGCCTGACAGGTCTGCTTAGAAAATCAAGGGAACTGTTAAATTGTGTAAAATATGACACATTGTAACAACTTGGGGGTAAAATATGACAGAAAGTTTTAAATGCAGTAAACATTTCCCAATTTCATAAACAGGGGGTAAAAAAATAAATTCACCATGACATGTAAGGTGATATTTTCATGAACTACACAGAAACCTATCAAAATGGCTACACCTTCAAGACAAAGGAGTACTTAATGTAAACCTATCCAAATAATCGCGTTTAACTAACTAGGGAGTACATCGGACCATTTATATAaaaaaatccaaaagaaaacaCCCCAAACTTTGTAGTACCGGTGAATTACTGTGCGCTCAATGGCAGAGACAGTGGGGACTGACAGGAGCCATGGCTCCCCCCATGAATCCTATACCTGTGTATATACTAGtgtcaaaaatcatcttatattaagttacggagggagtatatgcttgtTTAATGTTTCAATCTCTCAGATTTAAGGGAAAAACATGTATTAGTGTGATTTGGCCTCTGTTATCAAAAGTTTGAGCCATTTGGGCCCCCTCATCTATgatcatggctccgccactgctgtGACTCAAAAGAAGTTGGCAAGCCAAATCACATAGAGTACATAGTAATGCTTTAGGTTTGTGCAATAGGTTGCATCACCAAAGACACCAAATCCTGTCCCTGGATTCTGTTTGGAATCAGCATATCGCAGCACCCTAATTCCCGAGCAGTATGATCGTTCCTTTTTCAGAAATAACCTTCATTAGCAGGATGAACGCCTACAAATGTGGTATAAAGGGGGTAAGAGAGATTTAAAGAACACATGCTGCATCAAGTGGATGACAATATATATGGATGTGTAGATAACGGATGTCGATAAAAGTCAACCATTACAAGGAAATCACGTTCTAGTATAGAGTAAGGCTATAGCCTATACGTGAGTGGACCATGCTAGTCAGTACTCCcttcgttcataaatataagatgttttggatatttcaatatggactacatacggactgaaataagtgaacaaacacactaaaacgtgtctatatacatccgattcagaaaaaagttagaacatcttatatttgtgaatggagggagtatacagGAAGGGTACTGCAGCGACCAACAAATTGCATGTTGCCACCTTTTACCATTTGTTTCTTTTagaaacttttttttaaaataacccGGAAAAGCAGGAGAGGCTCCCGCGGTAAATTTTCTATTGAGTTATGGGGGGAAATTGCATAAGTATGTACAAGAACCTTTTAATATTTGATAATAGTGATGATATGACCATATGGTTCAAACAAAAAAAGCAAATCAAAAGGCAAATGAAACAACTTACCAGTTAGTCTAAAGTTGATCATAAATTCATAATACTGAATTAGCCAACTGCCAAACAAAACACTGCTTAACAAACTAGCTTGCACATGTTTCTTCAGCAGACACTGCGATCTCAAAGTTTGGCCACCAAATTATTTGCCTTCCTTTTGGCATATTCATGAATGACCGTAGCTGTGCTCTCTCGATGACGCAGATAGAACTCTGCCAGCAATATTCTATTTTCTTCAGACGTGAGATCGCCATTCTGACCCTGTAATTGAAACTGGAGATAAGATGCTGCAAATTTACAAAGGGCTTACAAGCAGTTGTGTGGTCATCAATTCCCTTACCTGAAGGTAACTAAGCAGCATGGTCAGAGAAAATAAATGCATGAAAGCACAAATGCAATTTCTGTATTTTTCAACGCAGAAGATGGTCAGACAATCTTTTAAGTTTATTAATGAGCTGAAACTTAATGGCGCCCGTGACAATTCAAATCACTCTGATACACACCGTCAATCATCTAGATTGAAAAGGTTGTTACATGTTTGTAGGTGAGTTTGGAGTTTAGGTCAAACCATAAGTACAAACTGAATTTGGTGGTCATGCTTTGTGCTAATAAATTTAGTAGCAACACTTGAGACTTGCTATGTCTAGCTAGAGGTACGTGGCTTACTCACAAGCCTGCTAAGAAGCCAGCTTATCCAGTTTATAATCTATAAACCCATTAAGCTGGTATACGAGATGAGATGCATAAACCATCAGGTGGATCTAATTAACTCTAGAGACTGCACTACAGCCTCTGCTACCTCCAATTATCTCAAATGAGTGAATCAAATTTAGGACTATATACAACTAAAAAATAACTAACAGTATGGTCCTAGTTTAAGTTAATGATGGTGACCGAAACAAACTTAAGATGAGTCAAACATGTTCTTATTGATGCGCAAATGGCGATGTATACTATAATCGTCATAAGAATCCATCAAATGTAAAAGTTGGAATCAAAATAGGTGGTGGCAGGTGCTTTCTCGTTAGAAGGTGATTGTAATTCTGAAGCAGCCTTAACGATGGCAGGCGGAAATTTAATGTTTGGCCGTATCAAGTCTTATTTCAACTTAAGAAGTCTTCACAATGGAAAAAAATGTACTTACAAGGCGAGAAACTCTATCATAAACAGCATGGTGCATAAGGATTCCAGCTGCAACAGATACATTAAAAGAATCCACCATGCCTTTCATTGGAACACTACAGTGCATGTCCGACAACTTCAGAGCGACGTCGCTAATACCCCTGTCACAGAATAATTACTTAATATCCACCCTTAACTGTACAATGAAACATCAACGTACCGATAGCCTTGCAAAGACTTTGCTAAAAAAATGCCTAAACTCATGCGTAAACTTTTCAAAGCATTAACCCACGGTATTCTTTACATGATAACAGCTATGGATATTCTAGTTTATAACCCAAGAGCAACAAAAATAATCTATCTGTATAACACATGCCAAAATAGTATACTTCATTTAGTTGCTGTGTTACAGCTACTCTATTCGCCAAGGAACATGTGCAAATCCTCTTGCAACAGGAGATATTCAAATACCTCACCAGAAAGCTGTAAATAGATCTAAGATTACAAATATTTCTTGCATTAGTAAACAGGTTCCATGCAGATACATTAGAAAGCAAGTAGAAAGCACGAACGCAGGAACAGGAAACTTATTACAGCATAACTGTGGCAAAAGATGCATAGCTGGGGAGAAGGGAGAGAACCTACATAGTCTCATTGCCCACAACGATAGCCGTTGGATGAGACCAATCCATGTCATACACAGAAACCTACAAATCCATCAAGAATATAATTATTTCCTCACAcatttcaactttcaactattcAGAGCATCATAAAAACATCTTTTGATGAGAAGCGCAATCCTGATGAATCATAATAAATAAAGAAATAAGGAAAAGTTATTAAGAATATGGGCAATGCAATATCACATATTTTTATTTCACAAACCTACTATAGGCAGAAGTCATTGATGTCTTCTAGAATGTTTAGGTGAGACAGTAAAATAGACCctcaattttaattttaatattcaCCAGTAATCTATTGCAATTTATATTATGTGTGCAAATAGATGATTATCGCAAATTCACAATCATTCGGCAATCGACTGTCAACAATTTTTCTGTATGGATGGTTGGACCATGCACCACAGACATACTACAAATTCAAGGCATTTACCATATATCTAGAACAAACGCGTCTCCTCTATTTAACTAGCTGCAAAATTTTCTTGTTTCCCTTTGCAAACCAAAACACTTTGTGACAGCAAACAACAAATCACAATGCATTAACTGAGATGGAAACCGCAAAGTCTGTGTTTATAGATTTCCTAAAGTATATCCATACTGTAAGATCAAATGAGCGAGAGCAAGAGACTACCGAATCACTTCCCAAACTAGTACATGCAATGCGATAACCACGCTTTTTCAAAGCATCAAAACATTCTGCAGGTGAGCTCCATAGCTCGATGTCAAGCCATTTCTCGGCACCCATGCTCACGTGCCTGTTGTCTCTATACCTGCAATAGTCAAGAGGCATCTTCATTGACAATATACTAACTTCTATTGATTTATAACTAACTTCTATTCATTTATACTAATAAACTAACATATATTGTGTTAAAGGATGTGAAACCTATGAATTGATACAGATAATGAATACATAATTATGTGGAGTTCTTGATGCATAGCCTCGAAAAAATTATCGGGACACCAAATCAATGTAACATGCTAGAAACTAATATTAAGTGGTACAAGATATTTATTCTTCAGTGGAATTCTTCACGTTCATCCGAGTTAACAGCTAAGGAGTAGAAGTACTACTCCAGTTGCCAATTGGCAACCATAAACATGGCCGGCCATTGTCTTCGTGTGGGATTATTTTTCAACAATTATACAGTGCGACGGAAACCATATCTTTCTGACTGTTTTCCCAGAAATTTGTGTGGTTCAAGCTAATCTTCTAATGAAACAAACAAAATAAAGTGCACAATCCAAAAACTAAGTGTCGACTATTTTTCTCCTCAAATAAGTCCACACAAGAATACCATCTCACATAAACTACTGATTGGAGAGTAAAGGAGCAAATTAACCGCAAAATACACTCTGGAAAGCATTTCATGAGGATTGAGCCTAACCCATTCAATCCCAAAATAGTGCCGAAGTTTAGATCAATTAGAGTCATAGACTCACAATATTTCAGCTGATTTGGCAAGTAATCGTCAAGTAAATACCGAGATACTAGCATTTTGGGTTCCTTTTCACCTCAGCACCTTTTGTTGTCCTCGCAGGAGATGACGTGCACGGACTGCACGCCGAGCGCGTCGGCGGAGCGGAACGCCGCGGAGACGTTCCCAAAGTCGGTGAGGCCCTCGACGACCAGGCAGACGGCGTAGCTCCTGCTCTGGACGGCGCGGCGGATCCGGTCCCGCCGCGGCTCGAGGATGTACGGCTCCAGCACGTCCACCACCTCCTGGCTGGTCACCTCCACGCCCCCCGCTCCCCGGAACGCGTCCAGGTAAGGGAACCAcctgccccgccccgccgccgggccGTCGGCGTCGGCGCGGCGCTGCATCTTCATGAGCCGGCCCATCCGACCGCCGCCCGGGGAGGTGGGCTTTGGGGCGAGGAGATGCTCGACGGTGTCGACGCCCTCGTAGGGGTCGGCGTCCGCGTCCGCGTCCGCATCAGGGGCGGGGGCAGCGGCGGTGGAGAGGGTGGAggcgcggaggagatgcccggagGTGAGGTGGAGGCCGAGGAGGCGGAGGGGAGGGTGCCGGGGTCTGGAGCGCGCCGGGAAGGGGGCAAAGGCGGAGGCCAGCGAGGAGAAGGATAGCGTTCTAGAGGCCATTGCTGCGTGGGGTGCTTGTTTCAGGTTTTGGTTGAGGGTTCTGATCCCTGAACCGAGACGCGAACGGGAAGAAGATCAAGCCTCCTGTGAGGCTGCAAAGCATGAGAAATTGAGAATCAAACCTGGCCAGATGGGCCGACCTGGGCTAAACATGCCTGCACGGCACATATACTATATGGGCCGTGCCATGATGGCCCGCGTGCCCTTAGGCCCAGACAAGGCCCCTATATTAAATGGGCCGGGCAGGTGACATATTTGGCCCGCTGGCGCGTGTATTATTAAATCTATTGGGCTGTTTTGGGCCTAGTCAGACTATTGGgctgtaaaaaataaaaaaataaaaaacaattaaCAGGTCGTGTCGTGTCGTGCTGGCACACAGGCCTGGCCTCGCAGCCCAACATGGTCCAAGGTATGTTGCGtgcatttctcaaaaaaaaagtatGTTGCATGTCGGTACAACCCGTTTATGAGCATGCGTGCTCACAGCCGACACGTGGTCCACGGCCCATCTGGCCAGCTATACATGAGATCATCGATCGATTGATGCTTCCACACGGACGACCAGGATACGACCAGGATGAACGCATCCGCTCGCATTTTGAGAGAGGCAACATGTGCTCGACCCCCGATACTCCTAAATTTGCGACACAACAATTTCACCTAAAAGTCACATCTCTATTCCTAAAAGGGAGTTGGTAGTCTCTCCTCATCGGTTTATTTTTGCCTCcactcccaccaccccctcccattaGTTTATTTTCGCCTCACCTCACACCACCCCCTCACATGATTTTCTTCTCCCCATTAAAGAGGGAGATCTTTGTTTCGTGCTTGTTTTGATAGGTGTTGATTCAATTTAGAAATCGTATCATAAATGTGAGATCACCTTCTTAAAAAACAGACAAGATTTTTTTCAATAACCTTGCAAAACAAAATCAGATATTCCTCAATGTGTTGCcatttattattatcattatctctACTATTCAAATGACAACCACAACTTTCGAAATATAATAAAAATAACATTTTTTATCTTACCAAATCACATATATCTCTACTATTAAGGGGAGTTGGTAGGCCGGTACACACAGTTTATTTTCGCCTTCACCTCCCACCACCACCCCTCTATGCTAGTTTTTTCTTCCTTGCATGCTCCCACCTCCGTGGCGGCAGGCGGGTCGTTGGACCGCCACGTACAGGTGTTCGTGGACGCAGTCATAGCAACGCAGGGCATTCTACTAGTAAATTTAAGGGGGGAAATGATGATGCTGATATAATGTGTATGAATCATGTCATAGAATTCATATCTGAATTTGAAACACCACATATAAAGAAACTACAAATCTAGCTATGAATAGTGAATATGTCTGGTTAGACATTAATGTGAATTCGGTCTATTTAACACTACCAATTTTAAATTTGCGTTGCAAACTGAGAGATGGTTAGGTTCCTTGTGGTGGACATAACCCACTAGGGTTCCAAGCTATAGACTTAGCATTGGTGCTCGCATTTCCCTGAATTTGTTTTAGGCTTTCCGGTGAGTTTGTTTAGTGGGAGAAGATGTTACCGTCGACAACGAGATGTCCGTTGCGATTTCGTCAATCTCAGCACGTTGTGTCGACTTAATATTTCGAATGTGCTCATACATCCACAATGATGAGTGTATACTTGCACCTTgttcaaaagaagaagaaaatgaatttGCATTTCTTTTTCTACATATTGAGTTGAGCTCcaaatttttagtccacaatttATAGCAATATTTTGGTGAGTCATGCATCAAAGCTACTCCAATTCGTGGGAGTAACTGTGTATGTACCGTGTTAATAAATGTGTGGGGGTAACATATGCATCCCCATTCTAACAAGGTAACAATATTCATCAATGCAAATGAATATTTCATTTAGGTGAAGCACCGCGTATTCCATTAATTGGGCATGACGAGATCAATGGTCACCGAACATGCTACATCAACGGGAAGTATCCCAACCACAATGAACTCATGCCATGAGTTGAATTCATACAACCTTGAGGAAGGCACATATGTCATCTTATTATAGACTTGCAGCAATACTATTGTGGTCATCTTGATGCGGTGGAGGAGTTGCGCGGCGGCAAGGTCCGTGTGGCAACAATGATAGACATCGGGCAGCCTAGCTCGGTGATCCTTCGTGGTGCCAGCGTTGAATAGTTCTTCGTCATGGATTGTTCTTAGATCCGAAGCCACCCTTGTTTCTGGCATGTGGTTGTTCACTTCCCTCGGATATTCTTGTGGATTCTCATTGCCTTTGTAGTGGCTTTGTCGGCGGTTGCTTGCAATGAAGCATGAGTTGCTTGCTCAGGAAAAAGTGATGATGATGACGCCAACAAGCAACCTCAAAGATTTTTCATTGCAGTGATGCGTGATGCTTTTTGTGCCAAATCAGCGGGTTGTAGCAGTATTTGCACCTTTTTCGCTAACTAACTAGGCAACTATATTCTTAATCAACAAAAATGACAAGTATTTTGTGTAATTTTAAAGAAGACAAAATGACTTAGGAAGAAAGCAGCTCACTCCTTTGTTGAGAACACCTACAACAACAATGTTATGATCTACATGTCTTTAGTGTGTTCTTCTTAGCAAGATATTATAGAGAATATATTTTCTATAAAAAAGTAAGTATTTTAGAGCACAACTTGAATGCAAGCATTTCAAGATTAACATTTCGACCCATCTAGAACCAGGTGTAGGGACAAAAACAAAGCCAGCACAATCAATTGGATTCACATTTACATTTTATTTCTCTAATTAATTACCACTCCATCCGCTCCTCCAAAACCATCGCAAATATATTATGGCCTCCTTACAATCTGATGCAATGTAGAGGTGCTACATACAAAGATCCTCTACCAATGCTAAAGCTTCTCTGCATGCTATGGCTTCAAGTATTGTAGACGAAACATGTCCCTCAGCGACTTGTATAGACTAGCCCAAGTATGTACCCTTTCTGTCCCGGCAAATGGCTGATGCTGCTCCTCCATTGTGGTCTAAGGAGACCCGAgcatcctgctacctcttgagcactgcgttggtttcccccgaagaggaagggatgatgcggcaaagtagcgtaagcaattccctcagtttttgagaaccaaggtatcaatccagtaggaggctacgcgcgagtcccttatacctgcacaatacaaataaatcctcgcaaccaacgcgaataggggttgtcaatccctacacggccacctacgagagtgagatctgatagatatgataagataagatttttggtatttttatgataaagatgcaaagtaaaataaaagcaaagtaaataacaagtattggtagattaatatgatgaagatagacccgggggccataggtttcactagtggcttctctcgagagcataagtattctacgatgggtgaacaaattactgttgagcaattgacagaattgagcatagttatgagaatatctaggtatgatgatgtatataggcatcacgtccgagacaagtagaccgactccttcctgcatttactactattactccactcatcgaccgctatccagcatgcatctagtgtattaagttaataaaaacagagtaacgccttaagcaagatgacatgatgtagagggataaactcatgcaatatgatgaaaaccccatcttgttatccttgatggcaacaatacaatacgtgccttgctacccctactgtcactgggaaaggacaccgcaagattgaacccaaagctaagcacttctcccattgcaagaaagatcaatctagtaggccaaaccaaactgataattcgaagagacttgcaaagataaccaatcatacataaaagaattcagagaagattcaaatattattcatagatagacttgatcataaacccacaattcatcgatctcaacaaacacaccgcaaaaacaagattacatcgaatagatctccacaagagagggggagaacattgtattgagatccaaaaaaagagaagaagccatctagctactaactatggacccggaggtctgaagtaaactacccacacttcatcggaggggctatggtgttgatgtagaagccctccgtgatcgatgccccatccggcggagctccggaacatgccccaagatgggatctcgtggatacagaaagttgctgcGGTGTTAGAGTTTTtactccgtatctgatcgtttggggatacataggtatatatagaaggaaggagtacgttggtggagcaacagggggcccacgagggtggagggcgctcctggggggtagacgcgccccctacctcgtggcctcctcttttgtgtcttgacgtagggtccaagtctcctgggtcttgttcattgagaaaatcacgttcccgaaggtttcattccgtttagactccgtttgatattccttttcttcgaaaccctaaaataggcaaaaaatagcaattctgggctgggcctccggttaataggttagtcccaaaaataatataaaagtggataataaatcccaataatgtccaaaatagtagataatatagcatggagcaataaaaaattatagatacattggagacgtatcaagcatccccaagcttaattcctgctcgtcctcgagtaggtaaatgataaaaatagaatttttgatgtggagtgctacttggcataattttaatgtaattattcttaattgtggtatgaatattcagatccaaaagattcaagacaaaagttcatattgacataaaaataataatacttcaagcatactaactaagcaattatgtcttctcaaaataacatggctaaagaaagttatccctacaaaaatcatatagtatggctatgctcta
The window above is part of the Triticum aestivum cultivar Chinese Spring chromosome 2A, IWGSC CS RefSeq v2.1, whole genome shotgun sequence genome. Proteins encoded here:
- the LOC123188060 gene encoding tRNA (guanosine(18)-2'-O)-methyltransferase; this encodes MASRTLSFSSLASAFAPFPARSRPRHPPLRLLGLHLTSGHLLRASTLSTAAAPAPDADADADADPYEGVDTVEHLLAPKPTSPGGGRMGRLMKMQRRADADGPAAGRGRWFPYLDAFRGAGGVEVTSQEVVDVLEPYILEPRRDRIRRAVQSRSYAVCLVVEGLTDFGNVSAAFRSADALGVQSVHVISCEDNKRYRDNRHVSMGAEKWLDIELWSSPAECFDALKKRGYRIACTSLGSDSVSVYDMDWSHPTAIVVGNETMGISDVALKLSDMHCSVPMKGMVDSFNVSVAAGILMHHAVYDRVSRLGQNGDLTSEENRILLAEFYLRHRESTATVIHEYAKRKANNLVAKL